The DNA region GCCGGCCTCTTAACTCCCTCCCGCTCCACTGGCCGCCAGCGACTCTACTCCGCCACCGACGTGGAACGCCTCAAGCGCATCCGCACCCTCACCGAGGAGATGGGCCTGAACCTCGCCGGCGTAGAAGTCGCCCTTCGCCTCATGGACCGGGTCAACGAAATGCAGCAGGAAATGTCCAGGCTCCTAGAAGAAGTAGCGCACCTCCGCCATCTCTCAACCGATGGCGACGAG from SAR202 cluster bacterium includes:
- a CDS encoding MerR family transcriptional regulator, which translates into the protein MDSNLNDIELDISLEPCYVISVAARMVGLHAQTLRYYERAGLLTPSRSTGRQRLYSATDVERLKRIRTLTEEMGLNLAGVEVALRLMDRVNEMQQEMSRLLEEVAHLRHLSTDGDEDKS